Below is a window of Coregonus clupeaformis isolate EN_2021a chromosome 15, ASM2061545v1, whole genome shotgun sequence DNA.
CCCATTTTGGGTAATTATTTGTTCCTCGTATTTTTGTACCAAAAATACAATACTTTTCCTCGTCTGTTTAACAACAAATGACATGTTCTGTTAAAAACAATTTCACCTTCATTGGCTACATTCCAGGCCGTGTGCAAAGCAAGTCAAGCACCAAATAGCAATGCCTGGAATACAGGAACCACATTAActgctgctaaatgactaaatggtaGTGTGCTTCCAAACTGGACAATATGATGCATAAGAAAACACATCTCTGTTAATGATCAATTTAATTACTTTAAGTGCACATACATATACAACTATAGCATTTCTCTAACATTTTAAGACCACCTTGAAAGAGATTTGGTAATAGTCTAGCAGTTTCTAAATATTGGCTGCATTCCAGACCAACTACATTGCTGTCACCTGCCAGATCTCACAACGCCTGGATCATATCAGCTAACTGTAGCATATGATGATCTTATGCCTGGCTGTGCAGTCGATGATAGGGCACCCATTAGTTGCTGTGTGTACTGCAGCGTGACTGCAATATAGTCAGACTGGAACAGGACCATTCACTCAACTTAAGTGCTAATTTTTATAGTacctggggtgtaatcattagtccaaaacaTTTTGTAACAAAAATGAGTTTCTACTTTCTATTTGACAAATTCATGTAGATCCCTCCATGTTTCattccgtttggttcctagtgaatacacccctggtgattttttttgggggggaaacactggggtgtattcattagtcagttTCCATTGCCAAACGTTTTGTAACAGTTTCCTCCAAACTGAAAAACATTTGTAACAAAAAtagtttatattggacaaattcaggtaggtccctccggTTTTGTTTGGTTACTAGATTAAACCGGTTCCGTTGCAAGAAGCTTTGCAACAGAATCCGACTAACGAATACACCCTACCTCTAGAGCATGATTGTGGGTTTCGTTACAATGACATACAATTGCGCTCTCAGACAAATTCACAAGGCAGTGAACATTCTGAAACGTTAATGGTCACAAAGCAAGTGCAGTATAAAAGAAGACTTATCAGTTATGACACCTAAGTCGAGAGtaatttacagacagattttAGGCAGATCATTTGTTTGTTTACATTGTGGTCAACACTACAGGTCTAGTTTAATTGTAAAggctttacattttttacaagGGAGAATATCTGATTTACAATTACAATGACAGCTACATGAAACACATTTGAAATGTTTAAGAATACTGTCAACATTATACAAAATGGCTTTTGTTTACAAATAATGCAAGTGTGAAAGATCGGTGAATGACGATCTCACTAGGAAATAATTTGCAAGAAATCCAGTTAATGTTGCAACCCTCTTCCTTTGGCTCTTATTGGCAGCAATGAAATGGACAGGAAAGAATGCCATTCTTGTACACAACCCAAAGAAACGTACTGGGTGGAAAGAGTGAGGCCTTGACCAACCCTTTCCACGCTTTTTCTTTGGATTACCTGCCATTTTACGGGCCTACCGTCCCACTGCCTTCTTCTCTCACGCTTTTAAAGCACAATACCACTTCGCATAAACAATTACAGTCAACACTCATGTCATACTGGAAGGCGCACATTTCCCCCAAGAGTCCATGTAAACAGTTTTGGCTTCAAGTATAAGACTTAGGGGTTGATATTAGTTTTCTACCGTTGGAGACTATCTGAACCCATTTTAGTTGCATaatcacccagtttataattgctTAATCCGCTTATTAGTAGTAATAACTTGTCATTGGTTAGGATgatccttctacccaccccctcccctaaaaaaaaaaacagggtggttgtcccactggctatcctaagttgaatgcaccaatttgtaagtcgctctggataagagcgtgtgctaaatgacttaaatgtaaatgatgttGGAACTGGAGTTGTATTgcagtgggggtggggggggctagagtgtgtgttagagactgtagtctcactctcacacacacacctgcccacaaaggttctggactcaggctaACATCAATAGGAGGGAGGAACAGACTGAGTTCTTGCCCAGCGACTGACTGTTTATCCTAGACACAAAGAGGTGACCCGGCATAAATATATATGCTTGTGTGACATGTGTGATCCTCAGTAAGGCTCTATGTGGTACTGGCTAAAACATTTGACATGAACTTGTATTGGCCAGAGCCCTCTACTTATCAATAGAAATAGATGGTTATGGCATTGACAATTTCTATTAGACTTACCAAGGACTGGGGGTGACACAAAACCCTGTTGCCTGGTACAAACTTGATTACCTGCCAGTAAGCATAGCCAACATAAGCTTTCCCTTAGGCTGTATGATATCCCAGCATTTAGCTCTCTCTCCAGAGAGGGTTTCTTCTTGATTCTGCTTTTGCCCTTACCAGACAAACCAAGCCAATCTGATCTATTGCCGTTCTGACAGAACCGTCCCTTTAAGAGGCAAAGGAAGGGTCGAGGTGTTTCAGGACGCCCCCGACCAGATGGAGGCTTCCAGCGACGAGGACGTGAATGCCAGTGGCATCTCTTAGTGGAGCGGCTTTGGCCGTCACGCTGGGCTTGACAGGGATGACCCTCTTGTCCGGGTGTGCCAAGACCGAGTCCCTGCCCTGGCTGAGCCACTGGAGGGCGCTGAGGATGCAGGGGAAGACAAGGGTTTTGCTGCAGCGCTCGGTTGCCACCAGGGGGAGCGCGTCGCGGGAGATGAGCAACTGGGCGCCGGGCTTCTCCTCCTGGCCGTTGAGCAGGCGCCAGCTCCTCTGGTTGTCCAGGCAACGGGTGAGCATGTTTTCCACGGAGACGTTGAAGTTTTGTTGGTCTGAGAGGAGAGCGGGAAGGCGTTGGGGGGGGGTTACACAATGTTACTATGCTATCAAATGGGTATAATTTAAATGGCCATTGAACGCCAGTAAATATGGTAGATTGTACCTTTAAAGAAAGGGAAGTCACATGCAGAACTATTATTTTATTAATAgaaagttattttattttcacttTTCAAACATTAATAGCCAGAACATAAAATCAACACTTCGGCCAATAGAGTTATGAAATGTTTGCTGGCTTGGACACCATGTTAACTCCGCAACGTTTCCTTTGCCCTTCCATTGACAGTGGGGTGAGAACAAGCTCACATCTACACCAATGACATTTCATGGCCAGTCGCTCCGCATAATTACAACGGCAGAACTATTCAGTTATGTTTGGATGAATCACTATGTCACTAACATGACCCAAAACAATTATCTTCAATGTTAGACAAGTCATACTATGCTACTGTTTGCTCTAACTGTCAAGCCACATTCATTGACAAAGTAGTTGATTAATAAGCAGGAAAGCCTGACTCAAAGACACCATGTATGTTATGCCTGTCTTACCTGCGTTACATGATGCAATGGCCTCTGTGATGTTGGGGCAGAACACAGCAAAGTCAAAATGGCATGGCTGAAAACCCCATAGCAAAAAAACTATCAGTTACAGTTGTCCTACAAACATGgcatatattttttactttttagtcatttagcagacgctcttatccagaacgacttacaggagcaattagggttaggtgccttgctcaagggtacaacagatttttcacttagtcaacttggggattcgaaccagcgacctttaagttactagcccaacgctcttaaccgctaggttacctgccGTCCATATATGACGATACCATCACATCAGGATTGGCTAACATTATCTGTGATTGGGAAACACCGATTTTGAATGTGTAGTACTTATCGTTGTTGGGCAGTTAGCCCAGGGTAGCGTACTCACCACCAATAGCTTGAGCATGGCTGcagagtctctctctcctgtagcgtTGAACAGTAGCACTCTGACCATAGGTCCACTGTAAGGACACATAGGGGTTAGGTATATGGTTAGGATCAGTTTTTCAACTGACAGACCTTGCTTGAATTGCAGCGCTCAACACATGGTAAGGTGCGTAGACAACAGTTGACGTGACCACACAGACCCAGTGGAGCACAAACTCACACCCAGATACTGACCCTGTGGTCCTTTCGTGTTGGGCGGCAGCCTCGCTGAACCAGCGTACACAGGCCAGCATGCTGCGGGTGGTGTGGGCCCCGTCCAGGAAGTAGGTGACTGGGCCATGCTTCAGAGTCTGGGTCCTCCCCGGCCACTCGGTGTCCTCCAGCCCTATCAccccgagaggagagagagactgttgctgAATACCAAAATGGGCCCCTAGCATCTACCACAGATCTGAAATGATTAGATGGGCGTAAGCAGGAAGTTGCGCTGGAGGCTTGGTTGGTTCCGAAAAACCCGGGAGTTGGTGTTGAAACCTGGGAACGAACCATGGACCTTGACATACAGTCCACCTAGTCCTCCGCTATAAAGCAATAAGTAATTCATCCCATCCTCAAATTCTGAGAAAACATTTAGCATTTTCCTTACCTATCAATGCTCAGGTAATGTGATTGCGTTCACCCGTTGTCTTCACCCAAGGCTGTTATTTTTTTGCAGGTGAGTGTGTGGCAGTTGTTCTACTGAACTGACCTTTCGCCATGATGGGGCTTGGCTGGAAGCCAGCGGCCGGCGACACGCCTTTACTCTCGTCAGTGGGGGAGGGGAGGCTCTGGTCTACAGGAGAAGAGGAATACACATGACCTGAAATCACCACACAATCAAAACATGCCAGGTCCAATAATCTCACACCTGTATACACCCAGGTTgttccctaaccctaccacccacagaccagtttcacacacacacacacactcccacacacctACCAGGAAGGCAGCGTCTCTGTAGCCAGCTGTGGCTGAGCTGCAGGGCGAGGGAGGCGTTGGAGCGCTGGTGGTGGCCGGCCAGGCCCAGACGCAGAGGTCCCGAGTCGGCAGGGTACTCCTCCAGCTCTGGGCAGACCCAGAGAggacactgaggaggaggaagaagagacaCAGGGCGGGAGAAAGAGAGTCAGACAGTTATTCAAGGACAGTCCGAGGGATAGATATCAACTATCATAATTCACATCAAAGTCAGATATTACACCATTGTTTGTGTTACGCTGAAATGAGACGTTGTGAAACTATTTGCTAATTTAGTGCTTGCATAGATCATAGAATTTTGACGAGGCTCTTTGAAACTCTGTCATATACCCGCCCAGGATCATTTTTTTGTTAAACCACTGTGAGGTCACgtctggtgactttttaaaaggacatttTACTCCAAAATGAATAAAGTGGGGCGCCGCTGCTAGATAAATACAGGGGAAACATTGTGTTCATACTTGAATGTAGGCCAATAATCTACAAACAACACTCTACAGACACAATGTTGTATCTTGTGCTTTATGACTTCTTTATTGGCCCTCACCCCAATCTCCTTTGCTCTCTCTTTGAGAACCGTCATAGGGCCGTCTGGTTGCTTCACAGTAAAGGCAGGAACTCCTGGCTGAGGAGACACGAGAAATAATTAAATAGCGTGAGTAACTCCCAATTTACTTTTTATTTCAGCATAGTCAAATGTTAGCACCAGAGGCTTTGCTGACGTTTTACTACATGCATTAAACTATCATGCATCAATTTGGACACTACTTTGTTACATTCTAGAGGCGCTGTTCTGAACCAAACGTCCTGCGCCAGAGAATGTATCAAAAGTGCGGCCTTGACAAAGCAAGAGTTACACTTTGTACTGCAATCTAACCTTAAAAATACCCCCTTTCTGCCAGGCAATTTTCTCGATTGTGTCCCCCAGTATTGAGGTGTGATCTATTCCAAGGGAGGCGATGCCACACACCCACGGCCTCCTGTCAGGGGAGGACATACAGAGCATAGACGACAGACTTTATAGTGGATTCAATGGATCATCACACGAAGCTACTTGGTTTATACAGCAGGGAAAGCTGCTATGGAAAGAGATAATGGTCCGCATGATACTGCATGCAGAGGCCGCATAAATTACATTTTACATCAGATTTCATGTTAAAAAGGTAGAATTTAAATGACGTAGCCACGTGGTAGAGATGAGCGAGACGCAACATTCCGCTCTCACACAGTGTCTGCACGGGTTCGCTTCGCGCTGTTACAGCGTGGTAGCCACAggaccaaaacagcggagaagttgacCCAATATGtggtttactttctgcatctaagTCATATCGCTGAGTATTCCTTTAACTAGTTTGTATTAGCTATTTGTTTTGGAAGTGTAACCAACGGGTGCAGGGTGTGAACAGAAATGAACTGGA
It encodes the following:
- the LOC121582047 gene encoding folylpolyglutamate synthase, mitochondrial; translated protein: MMVRFSRVWERGSVFAAFLRQKDWSSKFTTLKYSSTKAEPRLPRMEYQDAVCTLNTLQTNACALEQVRRERGHPQLQLQAMRGFLERAGLRVEELDHLNIIHVTGTKGKGSTCAFTEQILRRYGFRTGFYSSPHLVQVRERIRINGKPIGKELFTKYFWQVYGRLYETKDTHGGSMPAYFRFLTILAFHVFLQEKVDLAVIEVGIGGAYDCTNIIRRPWVCGIASLGIDHTSILGDTIEKIAWQKGGIFKPGVPAFTVKQPDGPMTVLKERAKEIGCPLWVCPELEEYPADSGPLRLGLAGHHQRSNASLALQLSHSWLQRRCLPDQSLPSPTDESKGVSPAAGFQPSPIMAKGLEDTEWPGRTQTLKHGPVTYFLDGAHTTRSMLACVRWFSEAAAQHERTTGGPMVRVLLFNATGERDSAAMLKLLVPCHFDFAVFCPNITEAIASCNADQQNFNVSVENMLTRCLDNQRSWRLLNGQEEKPGAQLLISRDALPLVATERCSKTLVFPCILSALQWLSQGRDSVLAHPDKRVIPVKPSVTAKAAPLRDATGIHVLVAGSLHLVGGVLKHLDPSFAS